The Plectropomus leopardus isolate mb chromosome 15, YSFRI_Pleo_2.0, whole genome shotgun sequence genome has a segment encoding these proteins:
- the mgme1 gene encoding mitochondrial genome maintenance exonuclease 1, with translation MFTLKRVVCVGGIIVPQCTSLFTSNFSACHCLTSPKKHNPYSSVDSERYSSLVKSVMSSRVSSQTPETLQVEDEHIYGPVVKAQTPPRPEKKEPKTLHPFSHCEETPETEEQEAGPPTRILFKRGKERSPVPSVTRILQQTLSPEQIFYLERWKRRMVAELGEEGFKEYSLNLFRQGKLFHSALEDILTSDASWENRNLPETPEYPPEVQGYMRSISHVLEDVSAVRATESTVQHDTLNYLGIVDCVARYRGVLCVIDWKTSEKPKPFLSNTYDNPIQVAAYAGALNNDGNYKYQVQNGLIVVAYKDGSPAHAHQLSSELMWKYWKTWLIRLEEFTEQRSSNASTSIVEKR, from the exons ATGTTCACTTTGAAGCGCGTGGTGTGCGTGGGGGGCATCATTGTCCCTCAGTGCACCTCCCTCTTTACGAGCAATTTCTCTGCTTGTCATTGCCTAACATCCCCAAAGAAACACAACCCATACAGCTCAGTGGACAGTGAGCGCTACTCTTCTCTAGTGAAGTCAGTCATGTCATCCAGGGTCAGTTCCCAAACTCCAGAGACCCTGCAGGTGGAGGACGAGCACATCTATGGACCCGTTGTCAAAGCACAGACGCCCCCGAGACCAGAGAAGAAGGAACCTAAAACTCTTCATCCCTTCTCACACTGTGAAGAGACTCCTGAAACAGAGGAGCAAGAGGCAGGACCTCCAACCCGGATTTTGTTCAAACGGGGCAAGGAGAGGTCACCTGTACCGAGTGTGACCCGCATCCTTCAGCAGACCCTTTCCCCAGAGCAGATCTTTTATTTGGAGAGATGGAAGAGGAGGATGGTCGCAGAGCTCGGAGAGGAGGGCTTCAAGGAATACAGTCTGA ATTTATTTAGGCAAGGGAAGCTTTTCCATTCAGCTTTGGAGGACATCCTGACCTCAGATGCATCATGGGAGAACAGAAATCTTCCAGAGACACCAGAGTATCCACCTGAGGTCCAGGGATACATGAGGAGCATCTCTCATGTCCTGGAGGACGTCAGCGCCGTGAGAGCTACTGAAAGCACCGTGCAGCACGATACACTGAACTATCTGGGAATTGTGGATTGTGTCGCTCGCTATAG GGGTGTACTGTGTGTTATTGACTGGAAGACTTCAGAGAAGCCCAAACCATTCCTGAGCAACACATATGACAACCCCATTCAGGTGGCAGCCTACGCCGGAGCGCTGAACAATGACGGCAACTACAaataccag GTTCAAAATGGACTCATTGTAGTCGCCTACAAGGACGGCTCACCTGCCCATGCTCATCAGCTGAGCTCCGAGCTGATGTGGAAGTACTGGAAAACTTGGCTGATTCGTCTCGAGGAGTTCACAGAACAAAG aTCCAGTAATGCCTCGACTTCAATTGtggaaaagagatga
- the si:dkey-76k16.6 gene encoding glycine N-acyltransferase-like protein 3: MAVQLTGDQLKRIEIQLKRFLPRSQQVYGCLVLINRVRSDPVRIFVDKWPEFSVVVCKPECKERGDLFKDTLVFANDEAILEGTMRESSIIDWTQGFCIGINRRHMEVFKALASEKDVPYREVDVCHMMTLQDVSSLPSIDSSGISLGSLDESHTDLVNQTWKFGKDEIAVRMIQNMLKHFPSCCVLDAEGKPVSWILTYSSCSMGVLYTLPEHRGKGYAKVVISTLAKKLHAEGYPTFCFIEEENEVSYRLFKSLGFTEDSSYRETWFKFNGL, translated from the exons ATGGCCGTGCAACTGACCGGAGACCAGCTGAAAAGGATTGAAATCCAGCTGAAAAGATTTTTACCTCGATCGCAACAG gtttaTGGTTGCCTGGTCCTCATAAACAGAGTCAGATCAGATCCTGTGAGGATCTTTGTGGACAAATGGCCAGAGTTCAGTGTCGTTGTCTGCAAACCAGAATGTAAAGAG AGGGGAGATCTCTTCAAAGACACACTGGTCTTTGCAAATGATGAAGCCATCCTGGAGGGAACCATGCGGGAGTCCTCCATTATTGACTGGACCCAGGGCTTTTGTATTG GAATCAATCGTCGTCACATGGAGGTATTCAAAGCACTTGCATCAGAAAAAGACGTGCCCTACAGAGAGGTGGATGTGTGTCACATGATGACACTGCAGGATGTATCCAGCCTTCCCTCTATAGACAG CTCTGGGATCTCATTAGGCTCTCTGGATGAATCACACACTGACTTGGTGAATCAGACGTGGAAGTTTGGTAAGGATGAAATTGCTGTCAGGATGATCCAGAACATGCTCAAACACTTCCCGTCCTGCTGTGTGCTGGACGCAGAGGGAAAGCCGGTGTCCTGGATCTTGACCTACTCGTCCTGTTCAATGGGCGTGTTGTACACTCTGCCAGAGCACAGAGGGAAAGGCTACGCCAAAGTCGTGATCAGCACTCTGGCCAAGAAGCTCCACGCTGAAGGCTACCCAACTTTCTGCTTTATAGAGGAGGAGAACGAGGTCTCCTACAGGCTCTTTAAAAGCCTGGGCTTCACTGAGGACTCCTCGTACAGGGAAACCTGGTTTAAATTCAACGGTTTGTAA
- the si:dkey-76k16.5 gene encoding LOW QUALITY PROTEIN: glycine N-acyltransferase-like protein 3 (The sequence of the model RefSeq protein was modified relative to this genomic sequence to represent the inferred CDS: inserted 2 bases in 2 codons): MKVLNKDELQIAEGVLLKHLPKSLKVYGFLHGINRGKPTTLDVIVDTWPDFKVIICRPDPNNKRALEFMKKVTYFSTNEQILRRMLKDENAIDWSTYFLIAGADISHAPLLKEVSSDRDVNNQYYTLVHLLYLQDINRLLTPATESEVKSRISSLNLSHVDLVNNNWKFGGNAQGYRNITNLISNFPSCCITDGQGQPVSWILVYDYFAMGLLYTLPEHRGKGYAKVLISTMAKNSXAEGYPVYCFIEENNEVSYKLFXKLGFTEDPSYRAMWMEFNF; encoded by the exons ATGAAGGTCCTAAACAAAGACGAGCTGCAGATCGCTGAAGGAGTTCTGCTGAAACACCTCCCCAAGAGTTTAAAGG TTTACGGTTTCCTTCATGGGATCAACAGAGGCAAACCAACCACACTGGACGTAATCGTTGATACGTGGCCCGATTTTAAGGTCATTATTTGCCGACCTGACCCCAAT AACAAGCGCGCCCTGGAGTTCATGAAAAAGGTGACATACTTCAGCACCAATGAACAGATTTTAAGAAGAATGCTGAAAGATGAGAATGCAATCGACTGGAGCACTTATTTTCTTATTGCGG GAGCTGACATTTCCCACGCCCCCCTGCTCAAAGAGGTGTCCTCTGACAGAGATGTCAACAACCAATACTATACTCTGGTGCATCTTCTGTATTTACAAGACATCAACCGTCTGCTCACACCAGCAACTGAGAG TGAGGTAAAATCAAGGATTTCATCTCTTAACCTTTCCCACGTCGACTTGGTGAATAACAACTGGAAGTTTGGAGGGAACGCACAGGGATACAGGAACATTACAAACCTCATCAGTAACTTCCCATCATGCTGCATCACTGACGGCCAGGGTCAGCCGGTGTCCTGGATTCTGGTGTACGATTACTTTGCTATGGGCTTATTGTACACTCTGCCAGAGCACAGAGGAAAAGGCTACGCTAAAGTCCTGATCAGCACCATGGCCAAGAACT ACGCTGAGGGCTACCCAGTGTACTGCTTTATAGAAGAGAACAACGAAGTCTCCTATAAGCTCT AAAAGCTGGGATTCACTGAGGACCCCTCATACAGGGCAATGTGGATGGAGTTCAACTTTTGA
- the cst3 gene encoding cystatin C (amyloid angiopathy and cerebral hemorrhage), whose translation MWKIILPLLATVFAVGSASLVGGFRDTDINNDQGAQEALNFSVIQHNRGTNDLYLRQVTEVVKVEKQMVAGIKYIITVKMARTSCRRDRINEECSVHQSPAQAQPYQCEFTVWSKPWENFITVLKENCQKENNTGNL comes from the exons ATGTGGAAGATTATCCTCCCGCTTCTAGCGACGGTTTTCGCCGTCGGGTCAGCATCTTTGGTCGGGGGGTTTCGAGATACAGATATCAACAACGACCAAGGGGCTCAAGAGGCCCTCAACTTCTCCGTCATCCAACACAACAGGGGCACCAACGACCTGTACCTCAGACAGGTGACAGAGGTGGTCAAGGTTGAGAAACAG ATGGTTGCTGGCATCAAGTACATCATCACTGTGAAAATGGCCAGGACCTCCTGCAGAAGGGACAGGATAAATGAAGAGTGCAGCGTCCACCAATCACCAGCACAGGCTCAG ccTTACCAGTGCGAATTCACAGTGTGGAGCAAACCATGGGAGAATTTCATCACGGTGCTGAAGGAGAACTGCCAGAAAGAGAACAACACGGGAAATCTTTAG